A window of the Armatimonadota bacterium genome harbors these coding sequences:
- a CDS encoding alpha-L-fucosidase: MAKASAPRAPKKTPREKTREWFSKAKFGMFIHWGVYAVLGKGEWIRTVDKIPQDEYAKLPPKFNPTKFDPGEWADLAKRAGMKYMVVTTKHHDGFCMFDAHNTDWKVTNTPYGKDVIAELTEAFEARDVRVGFYYSIMDWHHDDYLPRLDWEVEARPAEGHDVMNYIKYMREHIEQLLTEYRPAPFVLWYDGGWMNKPEELGGVETNAMARKLKPDILINDRHFTKEDLITPEQRIPPTGIFDEDGNPALWEACITMTSHWWGYDKHEKVFKTNEFLIRMLVDIVSKGGNLLLNIGPKPDGTIQKEFVTRLEAIGKWMDKYSEAIYDTTASPFNLLPFYGRVTTKGDRLYVHVFEWPGDLQARLPGLANEVKAAYLLQDDKPAIPFTRDGKDWVFDLPKKAPDKAASVFVVELDGPPQVTPVVLKPDAKGTLELPVLYGLLDGPHGMRIRYEAQDGIIHAGNWINPRDSVEWSFKVPKPGNYQVWLEYAVDEGQGGSEVEFIVNGKEVPLIAPNGLVFGAGNMQVGDESRRQVCKTSATGGEFKRKKAVLVRLKRGDNTLKVMVPKIKKERAMNLRGLVLKAVE; encoded by the coding sequence ATGGCAAAGGCAAGCGCCCCTCGTGCACCGAAGAAGACGCCGCGTGAGAAGACGCGCGAATGGTTCAGCAAGGCCAAGTTCGGCATGTTCATCCACTGGGGCGTCTATGCCGTCCTCGGCAAGGGCGAATGGATCCGAACCGTTGACAAGATCCCGCAGGACGAATACGCCAAGCTGCCGCCGAAGTTCAACCCCACCAAGTTCGACCCGGGCGAGTGGGCGGATCTGGCGAAGCGCGCGGGGATGAAGTATATGGTGGTGACCACAAAGCATCACGACGGCTTCTGCATGTTTGACGCCCACAACACCGACTGGAAGGTCACCAACACCCCATACGGCAAGGACGTCATCGCCGAACTGACCGAGGCCTTCGAAGCCCGGGACGTCCGGGTGGGCTTCTACTACTCCATCATGGACTGGCACCATGACGACTATCTGCCGCGCCTCGATTGGGAGGTCGAAGCGCGCCCGGCCGAAGGCCACGACGTCATGAATTACATCAAATACATGCGCGAGCACATCGAGCAGCTCTTGACCGAGTACCGCCCCGCGCCCTTCGTGCTCTGGTACGACGGCGGCTGGATGAACAAGCCCGAGGAACTCGGGGGCGTCGAGACCAACGCCATGGCCCGGAAGCTCAAGCCGGACATCCTCATCAACGACCGGCACTTCACAAAGGAAGACCTGATAACCCCCGAGCAACGCATTCCTCCCACCGGTATCTTCGACGAAGACGGCAACCCGGCCCTGTGGGAAGCCTGCATCACCATGACCTCCCACTGGTGGGGCTACGACAAGCACGAGAAGGTCTTCAAGACCAACGAGTTCCTGATCCGGATGCTGGTGGATATCGTTTCCAAGGGCGGAAACCTGCTGCTGAACATCGGCCCGAAGCCCGACGGGACCATCCAGAAGGAGTTCGTAACCCGACTCGAGGCCATCGGCAAGTGGATGGACAAGTATTCCGAGGCCATCTACGACACCACCGCCAGCCCCTTCAATCTCCTGCCCTTCTACGGCCGCGTGACCACCAAGGGCGACAGGCTTTACGTCCATGTCTTCGAATGGCCAGGCGATCTCCAGGCGCGCCTGCCCGGACTGGCCAACGAGGTGAAGGCTGCATACCTGCTGCAGGATGACAAGCCCGCGATCCCCTTCACCCGCGACGGCAAGGACTGGGTCTTTGACCTGCCCAAGAAAGCCCCGGACAAGGCGGCAAGTGTGTTCGTGGTGGAACTCGATGGCCCGCCGCAGGTGACGCCGGTTGTCCTGAAGCCGGACGCGAAGGGCACTCTCGAACTGCCGGTCCTGTACGGTCTGCTGGACGGCCCACACGGTATGCGCATCCGGTACGAGGCCCAGGACGGCATCATCCACGCCGGCAATTGGATCAACCCCCGCGACAGCGTGGAGTGGAGCTTCAAGGTCCCCAAGCCGGGCAACTACCAGGTCTGGCTGGAGTACGCGGTCGATGAGGGCCAGGGCGGCAGCGAAGTGGAGTTCATCGTGAACGGCAAGGAAGTGCCGCTAATCGCTCCCAACGGTCTGGTTTTCGGGGCCGGCAACATGCAGGTGGGCGACGAATCCAGGCGTCAGGTATGCAAGACCAGCGCAACTGGCGGCGAGTTCAAGCGCAAGAAAGCGGTTCTGGTGCGCCTGAAGCGCGGTGACAACACGCTGAAAGTCATGGTCCCGAAGATCAAGAAAGAACGGGCCATGAACCTGCGCGGCCTCGTGCTCAAGGCAGTGGAGTAG
- a CDS encoding SGNH/GDSL hydrolase family protein, protein MDVSAMLAAALLILIIANLTESSEAAEEIRWYDLTELGVEGKGWTDTEAYYDRLPAKAKGVVRDPVWSLSKNSAGLCARFRTNARVIYVRWSVASPNLGMNHMPPTGMSGVDLYANDPTATDPRLRWRWIGTGRPEKQNDNEQALATGIPEGTREYILNLPLYNGTVKAEIGVPVSAMLETAVRTGDANKPIVFYGTSITQGGCASRPGMAYPAIIGRWLDRPTINLGFSGNGQMEPEVAALLAELDPAAFVLDALPNNDAAGVTQRLEPLVMKLREAHPATPILLVENISYQAGWLLPAPRNSYMSKNKALQEAYARLIAAGVSGLHYVPGGDLLGGDAEATVDGTHPTDLGFWRQALVLEPVLREVLQAR, encoded by the coding sequence ATGGACGTGTCCGCGATGCTCGCAGCCGCTCTGCTGATCCTCATCATCGCCAATCTCACCGAGTCCAGCGAAGCCGCCGAGGAGATCAGGTGGTACGACCTCACTGAACTCGGCGTGGAGGGCAAAGGCTGGACCGATACTGAAGCTTACTATGACCGCCTTCCCGCGAAAGCAAAGGGCGTTGTGCGCGATCCGGTCTGGAGCCTGAGCAAGAACTCGGCGGGTCTGTGCGCCCGGTTCAGGACCAACGCCCGGGTGATATACGTGCGTTGGTCCGTAGCTTCGCCGAACCTCGGGATGAACCACATGCCGCCCACTGGGATGAGCGGTGTGGACCTCTATGCCAATGACCCGACTGCCACCGACCCGCGCCTGCGCTGGCGCTGGATCGGCACCGGCAGGCCTGAGAAACAGAACGATAACGAGCAGGCGCTGGCGACGGGGATCCCGGAAGGCACCCGCGAATACATCCTGAATCTGCCCCTGTACAATGGCACGGTGAAGGCCGAGATCGGCGTCCCGGTGTCGGCGATGCTGGAGACGGCCGTACGAACAGGCGACGCGAACAAGCCGATTGTCTTCTACGGGACATCCATCACTCAGGGCGGGTGCGCGTCGCGGCCGGGAATGGCGTACCCGGCGATCATCGGGCGCTGGCTGGACCGACCCACCATCAACCTGGGGTTCTCGGGCAACGGACAGATGGAGCCGGAAGTCGCGGCGCTTCTTGCGGAACTCGATCCGGCGGCATTCGTCCTGGACGCGCTCCCGAACAATGATGCGGCAGGCGTCACCCAGCGCCTCGAGCCGCTGGTGATGAAGCTTCGCGAGGCCCATCCGGCCACGCCGATCCTGCTGGTGGAAAACATCAGCTACCAGGCGGGCTGGCTGCTTCCCGCGCCGCGTAACTCGTACATGTCCAAGAACAAGGCCCTGCAGGAGGCTTACGCGCGACTGATTGCAGCGGGTGTGTCGGGCCTGCATTATGTGCCCGGGGGGGACCTGCTGGGCGGCGATGCCGAGGCCACCGTTGATGGCACGCACCCCACCGACCTGGGATTCTGGCGGCAAGCGCTGGTACTGGAGCCGGTCCTGCGCGAAGTGCTTCAGGCGCGGTGA
- a CDS encoding BNR-4 repeat-containing protein produces MSRPFTGAVFLLTCAISLQIAGAQPDTAATAPGETVMQEAEIHPLIGGCGGAYLLAEPGELIVEVVKRDRNARQTTCELQAILAGPDRTVLQTEYIPDDGRPVGSGLGPAGSVVLKTNVERAGIYALNITASQDRYGDNFVWGMRTNCPRYMLETARGHRDARHQEPIVLESPGRPVDVCFLPRNGEFAIEIAGVPPDAGPVQLIDSAGTVLQTLEVGGDGKAGCTIPSAAGRENTPWRLHLPSGKGVIQADGLTRWDRSDPWENVCSWTPNPSSYFPVLDNRWLLTPYQRTVYSGAGNTDRLTFQVRNSARQERTIRLSLEFPGQVWPVRLGMSEVALGPGKSAAVPVEFDLPEGTAEMRCHIRATPDGREAVSTYSTLIARAGQAPALSALDMPIQLKPYRHENEQFGYLPDYPTESQFYFGIDNRPFARISSGLATIRDGEWITTDVRTAVGELPESLAGSSLSPLNTKVAFDRDGDLYILGSGRGFGVLLHSSDGGRTFDATQIPGRTGAWDIEEFTGNNIPDGPPPIVRFTRTQSDPKLIWRSLHDLELIVPRKVDGRIEMGEPVRISSTCIGLSAHSGIPSTVVSRGDKIHVAWGEATDPNEKVPGVPTYVATYDKSTGKLGEPALIGYGPPANDIHNSPSITMDADGYLHVLVGTHGRPFQYARSLAPNDASGGWIEPVSAGDDLSQTYIGFVCGPDGTLHVVFRLWRSGEPYPNSSYATLAYQRKRPGRPWEEPRILVAAAFSEYSVFYHRLTIDRQGRLFISYDYWSTHWFYRNDHFGSRRAVIMSPDGGETWKLVDNKDFQ; encoded by the coding sequence ATGTCCCGCCCATTCACGGGAGCCGTTTTTCTGCTCACTTGCGCAATCAGCCTGCAGATCGCCGGCGCACAGCCTGATACTGCGGCGACTGCCCCCGGGGAGACAGTCATGCAAGAAGCCGAAATCCATCCGCTCATCGGTGGCTGTGGTGGCGCGTATCTCCTCGCCGAACCGGGGGAGCTGATCGTCGAAGTCGTGAAACGCGACCGCAATGCGCGACAGACTACCTGCGAGCTTCAGGCGATCCTCGCAGGCCCGGACCGCACCGTGCTGCAGACCGAGTACATACCTGATGACGGCAGGCCTGTGGGCAGCGGCCTGGGTCCCGCCGGCTCTGTGGTGCTGAAGACCAACGTCGAGCGCGCAGGCATCTACGCCCTCAACATCACGGCCTCCCAGGATCGCTATGGTGACAATTTCGTGTGGGGTATGCGCACCAACTGCCCGCGCTACATGCTGGAGACCGCTCGGGGTCACCGGGACGCGCGCCACCAGGAGCCCATCGTTCTGGAGAGCCCCGGAAGGCCCGTGGACGTGTGCTTCCTGCCGCGCAATGGCGAGTTCGCCATCGAGATCGCCGGGGTTCCCCCGGATGCAGGCCCGGTGCAGCTGATCGACAGCGCGGGCACGGTGCTGCAGACTCTCGAAGTCGGCGGCGATGGCAAAGCCGGCTGCACAATCCCCTCCGCGGCCGGCCGCGAAAACACGCCGTGGCGTCTCCACCTGCCGTCTGGCAAGGGCGTCATCCAGGCCGATGGCCTGACGCGTTGGGACAGGTCGGACCCCTGGGAGAACGTGTGCTCGTGGACGCCGAATCCCTCGTCATACTTCCCGGTGCTGGACAACCGGTGGCTGCTCACCCCATACCAGCGAACGGTCTACTCGGGCGCGGGCAACACAGACAGGCTCACATTCCAGGTGCGCAACAGCGCCCGGCAGGAGCGCACTATCCGCCTATCCCTGGAGTTCCCCGGCCAGGTCTGGCCCGTGCGTCTGGGCATGTCCGAGGTCGCTCTCGGCCCCGGCAAGAGCGCCGCGGTCCCGGTTGAGTTCGACCTGCCCGAAGGCACGGCCGAAATGCGCTGCCACATTCGAGCGACGCCCGATGGCCGCGAGGCGGTCAGCACATATTCCACGCTTATCGCCCGGGCGGGCCAGGCGCCGGCACTGTCCGCGCTGGACATGCCGATCCAGCTCAAGCCCTACCGGCACGAGAACGAGCAGTTCGGCTACCTGCCCGACTACCCCACCGAAAGCCAGTTCTATTTCGGCATCGATAACCGGCCCTTCGCCCGGATCAGTAGCGGGCTGGCCACCATCAGGGACGGAGAGTGGATCACCACCGATGTGCGCACGGCAGTTGGAGAGCTGCCCGAATCCCTCGCCGGGTCGTCACTCTCGCCTCTCAATACAAAGGTGGCTTTCGACCGCGATGGGGACCTTTACATACTCGGAAGCGGGCGGGGATTCGGTGTCTTGCTCCACTCCTCCGACGGTGGCCGGACATTCGATGCCACCCAGATTCCCGGCCGTACGGGTGCTTGGGACATCGAAGAGTTCACCGGGAACAACATTCCCGATGGCCCCCCGCCCATCGTTCGTTTCACCCGTACCCAGAGCGACCCGAAGCTGATCTGGCGGTCACTGCATGATCTGGAACTCATCGTCCCGCGCAAGGTGGACGGGCGCATTGAGATGGGCGAACCGGTGCGCATTTCCAGCACATGCATCGGCCTGTCAGCCCACTCGGGGATACCGTCGACGGTGGTATCGCGAGGAGACAAGATCCATGTGGCGTGGGGTGAAGCTACCGATCCCAACGAGAAGGTGCCGGGCGTGCCGACATATGTGGCTACCTACGACAAGAGCACCGGGAAGCTGGGCGAGCCTGCACTCATCGGCTACGGTCCGCCCGCTAATGACATCCACAACTCGCCCAGCATCACCATGGACGCGGATGGCTACCTGCACGTGCTCGTGGGCACTCACGGGCGACCGTTCCAGTACGCGCGCTCACTGGCGCCCAATGACGCCTCGGGCGGCTGGATAGAGCCGGTGTCCGCGGGTGATGACCTGAGCCAAACCTACATCGGTTTCGTGTGCGGGCCCGATGGGACGCTGCACGTGGTGTTCCGGCTCTGGCGGTCGGGCGAACCGTACCCCAACAGCAGCTACGCGACCCTCGCCTACCAGAGAAAGCGCCCCGGCCGGCCCTGGGAGGAACCGCGCATTCTGGTGGCGGCGGCGTTCTCTGAATACAGCGTCTTCTACCACCGCCTGACCATCGACCGCCAGGGTCGCCTGTTCATCTCGTACGACTACTGGTCTACTCACTGGTTCTACCGCAATGACCACTTCGGATCGCGCAGAGCAGTGATCATGTCGCCTGACGGTGGCGAGACCTGGAAGCTGGTGGACAACAAGGACTTCCAGTAG
- a CDS encoding creatininase family protein, translated as MNLLWGENTWEDVAQAARDGAIVVAPFGSTEQHGPMLPVDTDIHIADRLALDGARTARDKYGVPVLVLPTMPFGLALHHMRFAGTVSFQPETYVLAIADILRCVVKHGFRRIAVVSGHGGNEPALRLGIEKVVHEFAEAFPVRIALFLGHRDPVFSRLSPEIWRDEPSEGQPGIHASRWETSETLADRPHLVKTDHMVRPELKRTTVPEFAWRTHEISETGAFGDPSLARAELGEKCWSAWAEAVGQFIKRLADEPLDS; from the coding sequence ATGAACCTGCTCTGGGGCGAGAACACGTGGGAAGACGTCGCACAGGCGGCGCGAGACGGCGCCATCGTTGTCGCGCCCTTCGGCTCCACCGAGCAGCACGGGCCCATGCTGCCGGTGGATACAGACATCCACATCGCCGATCGCCTTGCACTGGACGGCGCGCGGACTGCGCGGGACAAGTACGGCGTCCCGGTACTGGTCCTGCCCACAATGCCCTTCGGACTGGCGCTGCACCACATGCGGTTTGCCGGGACAGTCTCTTTCCAGCCAGAGACTTACGTCCTTGCTATCGCCGACATCCTGCGGTGCGTCGTGAAGCATGGGTTCCGCAGGATCGCAGTCGTCAGTGGGCACGGCGGGAATGAGCCGGCGTTGCGATTGGGCATCGAAAAGGTCGTGCATGAGTTCGCCGAAGCATTCCCCGTGCGTATCGCCCTGTTCCTCGGACACCGGGACCCGGTCTTCTCCAGGCTCTCGCCCGAGATCTGGCGCGACGAACCCTCCGAGGGCCAGCCGGGCATCCACGCCAGCCGCTGGGAGACATCGGAAACCCTTGCGGACCGTCCGCATCTCGTCAAGACCGACCACATGGTGCGGCCTGAGTTGAAGCGCACGACGGTGCCGGAGTTCGCCTGGCGCACACACGAAATCAGCGAGACCGGCGCTTTCGGCGACCCGTCCCTCGCCCGGGCCGAGCTTGGCGAGAAGTGCTGGAGCGCCTGGGCGGAAGCGGTCGGCCAGTTCATCAAGCGCCTTGCCGATGAACCCCTCGACAGCTGA